One uncultured Fibrobacter sp. DNA window includes the following coding sequences:
- a CDS encoding thioredoxin family protein: protein MKRIIFIVVAFAAILASAAEDIKIVKVNDSNFENEVLKSKKPVILDITSTSCPPCLIMIPTLIGIAKNYPDIKIATVGIDEPGIDNIKASLPIQAFPTFFLFKDGKVVNQLVGVVKEEELFAAMQYTPSKKTAAKSAKKSKNSPRNLVCKTNGQFNGLKNLVTISFVFGATEIENVDIVTDVFVPPEKESQREQMIEHVRASGKGEVTPTMTGFRMHIDNNCRFMKAMDMKRTSTYGEMRAGLELQGFNCN, encoded by the coding sequence ATGAAACGGATTATTTTTATAGTAGTCGCCTTCGCGGCCATATTGGCGTCGGCAGCCGAAGACATCAAGATTGTCAAGGTCAACGACAGCAACTTCGAGAATGAGGTTCTGAAATCCAAGAAGCCGGTCATCCTGGATATCACTTCCACGAGCTGCCCGCCGTGCCTCATCATGATTCCCACGCTCATCGGTATCGCGAAGAACTATCCCGACATCAAGATTGCGACGGTCGGCATCGACGAGCCGGGTATTGACAATATCAAGGCGTCGCTCCCCATCCAAGCTTTCCCGACATTTTTCCTCTTTAAAGACGGGAAGGTCGTAAACCAGCTTGTCGGTGTCGTGAAAGAAGAGGAACTGTTTGCCGCAATGCAATACACGCCTTCGAAAAAGACTGCGGCCAAGTCTGCCAAGAAATCGAAAAATTCTCCGAGGAATCTCGTCTGCAAGACGAATGGCCAGTTCAACGGCCTCAAGAATCTCGTGACGATTTCGTTCGTGTTCGGTGCCACCGAAATCGAGAACGTCGACATTGTGACGGACGTGTTCGTGCCGCCCGAGAAGGAAAGCCAGCGCGAGCAGATGATTGAACATGTGCGTGCAAGCGGCAAGGGGGAGGTGACCCCGACGATGACCGGGTTCCGGATGCACATCGACAACAACTGCCGATTCATGAAGGCGATGGACATGAAGCGCACTTCCACTTACGGCGAAATGCGTGCCGGGTTGGAACTGCAGGGATTTAACTGCAATTAG
- a CDS encoding transporter, whose product MWDRSGDKSFLEIYDIETGESKLLKEFDKVIEAPNWSTDGKFLTYNSEGRIYKFEIATGTITEVPSHFVDNCNNDHVLSPDGTGLYVSHHTKEDGLSRIYKIFFDGRMPELVTPLAPSYLHGITPDGKTLAYCAERGGEYDIYTIPAAGGNETQLTTAFGLNDGPEYDSDGEYIWFNSVRTGRMQAWRMKADGSEQTQMTFDAHWNTWFPHISPDRKKVVMLAYHERDVRPGEHVPNKNVEIRLMTGNDKNGWSEPRTILKLFGGQGTINVNSWAPDSKHFAYVRYEKG is encoded by the coding sequence GTGTGGGACCGCAGCGGCGACAAGTCCTTCCTTGAAATTTATGACATCGAGACCGGCGAATCAAAACTGCTCAAGGAATTCGATAAGGTTATCGAGGCGCCCAACTGGAGCACCGACGGCAAGTTCCTCACGTACAACAGCGAAGGACGCATCTACAAATTCGAAATTGCCACAGGCACAATTACCGAAGTGCCGAGCCACTTCGTGGACAACTGCAATAACGACCACGTACTTTCCCCCGATGGCACCGGACTCTACGTGAGTCACCACACCAAAGAAGACGGCCTTTCACGCATCTACAAGATTTTCTTCGACGGCCGCATGCCGGAACTCGTGACACCGCTAGCCCCGAGCTACCTGCACGGCATCACTCCCGACGGCAAGACGCTCGCCTACTGCGCCGAACGGGGCGGCGAATACGACATTTACACAATTCCTGCCGCTGGCGGCAACGAGACGCAACTCACGACTGCATTCGGGCTGAACGACGGCCCCGAATACGACAGCGACGGAGAGTACATCTGGTTCAACTCGGTACGCACAGGCCGCATGCAAGCCTGGCGCATGAAGGCCGACGGTTCCGAACAGACGCAGATGACATTCGATGCACATTGGAACACCTGGTTCCCGCACATCTCCCCCGACCGCAAAAAAGTCGTGATGCTCGCCTACCACGAGCGCGACGTGCGCCCCGGCGAACACGTACCCAACAAGAACGTGGAAATCCGCCTCATGACCGGCAACGACAAAAACGGTTGGAGCGAACCCCGCACCATCCTAAAGCTCTTCGGCGGCCAAGGAACCATCAATGTGAACTCCTGGGCCCCCGACAGCAAGCACTTTGCCTACGTAAGGTATGAGAAGGGGTAA
- a CDS encoding FISUMP domain-containing protein: MTRLLFLSAVLWIIWGCSNESIEVESPTGDQAEELFDPADIEYDSIVDVRDSQVYKITKIDGKWWMAENLNYAADSSFCYNDEPDSCAIYGRLYPWTVAMDIDSMYNEYNATFDEQIKPTHQGLCPKGWHIPTEKEWTEMLDYADSHNGDEGIGASMRTSYGWTPDTISEWIGQKYFHRPAAYTNRFGFSCLPSGYRKEYDGTYYYIGAHAYYWSSTEYAEYRNESIYAKYINNNGLMNVNGMYILNDGNKYSALSVRCKKN; encoded by the coding sequence ATGACGAGATTACTGTTCTTATCCGCTGTTCTTTGGATAATCTGGGGCTGCAGCAACGAAAGCATTGAAGTGGAGTCTCCCACAGGGGACCAGGCCGAAGAGCTTTTCGATCCTGCAGATATCGAATACGATTCTATCGTCGATGTCCGGGACAGCCAGGTCTACAAAATCACGAAGATCGATGGAAAGTGGTGGATGGCGGAAAACCTGAATTACGCCGCGGATTCCAGTTTCTGCTACAACGACGAACCGGACTCTTGCGCAATCTACGGCAGGCTCTATCCCTGGACGGTCGCCATGGATATCGACTCCATGTATAACGAATACAACGCGACCTTTGACGAGCAAATCAAGCCCACGCACCAAGGCCTTTGTCCCAAGGGCTGGCATATCCCCACCGAAAAGGAATGGACAGAAATGCTCGACTATGCCGACTCGCACAACGGGGACGAAGGCATCGGTGCAAGCATGAGAACTAGTTATGGATGGACACCAGATACCATTAGTGAATGGATTGGTCAAAAATATTTTCATCGACCTGCAGCATATACGAACCGATTCGGTTTTTCCTGTTTACCTAGCGGTTATCGGAAAGAATATGATGGAACGTACTATTACATAGGCGCGCACGCCTATTATTGGAGCTCCACAGAATACGCTGAATATCGGAACGAAAGCATTTACGCCAAATACATCAACAACAACGGCCTGATGAATGTGAACGGGATGTATATCCTCAATGACGGCAACAAATATTCCGCTCTTTCCGTCCGGTGCAAGAAAAACTGA
- a CDS encoding HAD-IA family hydrolase: MLHKKSLIVFDLDGTLFNTLGDLSVAVNYALRHFGLPEHEEQRVRTFIGNGTLKLIERSMGEAARPENMARTGITVEAVHKVYSEYYWEHCTERTLPNPGIVEFLRSTPAHIAMLTNKPERPALKILEHFGIRDCIEFMLCGDTTPERKPSPAGLLKIVEMAGETCENTVMVGDDQPDILAARAAGVDCVTLYCGFGKPENLFPLNPENIVYSYAGMCDLLMRMSTAR; the protein is encoded by the coding sequence ATGCTCCACAAAAAATCCCTTATCGTATTTGACCTGGACGGGACTCTGTTCAATACGCTCGGTGACCTGTCCGTGGCGGTGAATTATGCGCTACGCCATTTCGGGCTCCCGGAACACGAAGAACAGCGTGTGCGCACTTTTATCGGGAACGGAACGCTGAAGCTTATCGAGAGGAGCATGGGGGAGGCGGCTAGGCCCGAGAACATGGCCCGCACGGGAATCACGGTGGAGGCAGTCCACAAGGTCTATTCCGAATACTATTGGGAACATTGTACGGAGCGCACGCTTCCGAATCCGGGAATCGTTGAATTCCTGCGTAGTACCCCGGCCCACATAGCCATGCTCACGAACAAGCCGGAACGGCCCGCCCTGAAAATCCTGGAGCATTTCGGTATCCGCGATTGCATCGAGTTCATGCTCTGCGGGGACACGACGCCCGAACGCAAGCCCAGCCCCGCAGGGCTCCTGAAGATTGTCGAGATGGCGGGCGAAACTTGCGAAAATACCGTCATGGTGGGGGATGACCAGCCCGATATCCTTGCGGCCCGTGCTGCCGGGGTCGATTGCGTTACGCTTTATTGCGGTTTCGGGAAGCCGGAGAACCTTTTCCCGCTGAACCCTGAAAACATTGTCTATAGCTATGCCGGAATGTGCGACTTGCTTATGCGAATGTCGACCGCACGATAA